The following coding sequences are from one Lysinibacillus sp. FSL W8-0992 window:
- a CDS encoding phage gp6-like head-tail connector protein: MDELLDQFKEHIHEDGEGDSSLSFYLRNARRYVKTATGAEQEYLVLMVAGIMYEYRVADDELKKALDAITPFIVQEAFNDAEAPSQ; encoded by the coding sequence ATGGACGAACTATTAGATCAATTTAAGGAACATATTCATGAGGATGGTGAGGGAGATTCTTCACTGTCCTTTTATTTAAGGAATGCCAGGCGGTATGTAAAAACTGCAACAGGCGCTGAGCAAGAATATTTGGTATTAATGGTTGCAGGAATTATGTATGAATACCGTGTTGCAGATGATGAATTGAAAAAAGCACTTGATGCTATTACACCTTTTATTGTTCAGGAGGCTTTCAACGATGCCGAAGCACCAAGCCAATAA
- a CDS encoding phage tail tape measure protein codes for MGKRVISAVLSLQDRDFSRNLRRAGERSDDFGRGIVRVGNQIERFGKGATRVFKSVAKGVGAIGAVGVAALGAGVAKTIFDMDDAFSMLQAQTGATASEMEQYGSAAKEVFTKGYGENIDEVTNALARVKQNMKNIDNGELSKVTSNAMFLAKTFDGDVNEVTRGTNNMMEAFGISADKAFDLFTAGGQRGLNFSNEMFDNVAEYSSLFGTMGYSAEEYFGILERGAKAGVYNLDYVNDVMKEFQIRVKDGSKGTSDAMGDLSQGTQKVWKDFLDGKGTVSDVASQVVGELKGMEDQVAANQIGVGLFGTKWEDLESGAMYAMLGSKEAMKDFEGATDAASSKVEGSLKNRLISSWRELQVGIADVVNGAGAQEFLQAVAQKADELVPKIQGIVEKAFEFGNTVRENWGPIKEILIGVGTAAGVLAVGMGVLKVISVVTTMVHGFRTAMALATAGQWAMNTAMLANPLTWVVVGIAAVVAGAVLLYRNWDLVKQKASELWQRLLDNPLLALVAGPFGAIIAAGITLYKHFDDVKRVFNNFKDAITSFKVPGWVSKIGGAISNAAGAVGNFISGSHASGLNRVPYDGYIAELHKGEMVIPARQSERIRAVGGSIDNVDQMVQSTPVAVATPTSAGSSPQPSTANNGSVQVIIQNLNAKGVTAMEVANELVPMLQLRLANL; via the coding sequence TTGGGAAAACGGGTTATATCCGCAGTCTTATCATTACAAGATCGTGATTTTTCGCGCAATTTAAGGCGTGCTGGTGAACGTTCAGATGATTTTGGTCGAGGCATTGTTAGAGTAGGAAATCAGATAGAACGATTTGGAAAAGGTGCTACTAGAGTCTTTAAATCGGTTGCAAAAGGTGTTGGTGCAATAGGTGCTGTAGGCGTGGCTGCCTTAGGTGCAGGAGTTGCGAAAACCATCTTTGATATGGATGATGCTTTTTCCATGTTACAAGCCCAAACAGGCGCAACAGCCTCAGAAATGGAACAGTACGGAAGTGCCGCAAAAGAAGTATTTACTAAAGGGTACGGCGAAAACATCGATGAAGTAACAAATGCTTTAGCACGTGTAAAACAAAACATGAAGAATATTGATAACGGAGAACTAAGCAAAGTTACTTCTAATGCAATGTTTTTAGCTAAAACGTTTGATGGTGATGTGAACGAAGTCACACGTGGCACGAATAACATGATGGAAGCTTTCGGTATCTCTGCAGACAAGGCCTTTGATTTATTTACTGCAGGTGGTCAGCGAGGACTAAACTTTTCAAATGAAATGTTTGATAATGTCGCTGAGTATTCGTCCTTATTTGGCACGATGGGCTATAGTGCAGAAGAATATTTCGGTATCTTGGAAAGAGGCGCAAAAGCTGGCGTTTATAACTTAGATTATGTAAATGATGTGATGAAAGAGTTTCAAATTCGTGTGAAAGACGGTTCGAAAGGCACAAGCGATGCAATGGGCGATCTATCACAAGGTACTCAGAAAGTTTGGAAAGATTTTTTAGATGGAAAAGGAACAGTTTCAGATGTCGCAAGCCAAGTTGTTGGTGAATTAAAAGGGATGGAAGACCAGGTAGCAGCTAATCAAATTGGTGTGGGGCTTTTCGGTACAAAATGGGAAGACCTTGAATCGGGAGCTATGTACGCAATGCTTGGATCTAAAGAGGCTATGAAAGATTTTGAAGGAGCAACGGATGCTGCATCTTCTAAAGTGGAAGGTAGCCTTAAAAATAGATTAATTTCATCTTGGAGAGAGCTACAAGTTGGTATTGCTGATGTTGTTAACGGCGCAGGAGCGCAGGAATTTTTACAAGCCGTTGCTCAAAAAGCTGATGAATTAGTGCCTAAAATTCAAGGTATCGTGGAAAAGGCCTTTGAGTTTGGAAATACAGTGAGAGAGAATTGGGGGCCGATTAAAGAAATTCTCATTGGAGTGGGTACAGCTGCAGGAGTTTTGGCAGTTGGAATGGGCGTTTTAAAAGTAATTTCCGTAGTTACCACAATGGTACACGGTTTTAGAACGGCTATGGCACTTGCCACAGCTGGACAATGGGCAATGAATACGGCCATGCTTGCGAATCCTCTTACTTGGGTAGTAGTAGGAATCGCTGCAGTAGTTGCTGGAGCAGTCTTATTGTATCGAAATTGGGATCTCGTAAAACAAAAAGCAAGTGAATTATGGCAGAGATTACTCGACAATCCATTGCTGGCGCTTGTAGCTGGACCATTCGGAGCAATCATTGCTGCAGGAATAACGCTATACAAGCATTTTGACGATGTAAAAAGAGTGTTCAATAATTTTAAAGATGCAATTACAAGCTTTAAAGTACCAGGATGGGTTTCGAAAATTGGCGGAGCAATTAGTAATGCAGCTGGTGCAGTGGGTAATTTCATTTCAGGTTCACATGCTAGTGGTTTAAATCGTGTTCCTTATGATGGCTATATTGCGGAATTGCATAAAGGTGAAATGGTTATTCCTGCCCGACAATCTGAAAGGATTCGTGCAGTTGGAGGTTCAATCGACAATGTGGATCAAATGGTGCAATCAACACCTGTTGCTGTAGCTACACCAACCTCTGCAGGAAGTTCACCTCAGCCATCTACTGCTAATAATGGTAGTGTACAAGTAATAATTCAAAACTTAAATGCTAAAGGTGTTACAGCAATGGAAGTGGCGAATGAACTTGTGCCTATGCTGCAATTACGATTGGCCAATTTATAG
- a CDS encoding phage tail fiber protein: protein MNHMTVYLKNKVLTDNLRTTPVFVALFNGDIEVNTASYARQSASFTAPTDGQTSNSSDILFPIAAEAWGDITHIGIYDAKTGGNLLFKSQAEFTKNIDISSQYKIPKNYLIVRLR from the coding sequence ATGAATCACATGACAGTATATTTAAAAAATAAGGTTCTAACAGACAATCTAAGAACAACGCCAGTTTTTGTTGCCTTGTTTAATGGTGACATAGAAGTAAATACAGCAAGCTACGCGCGACAATCTGCAAGCTTTACAGCGCCCACAGACGGCCAAACGTCAAATAGCTCTGATATTCTGTTTCCTATCGCTGCAGAGGCATGGGGAGATATTACACACATTGGAATCTATGATGCAAAAACAGGAGGTAATTTGCTGTTTAAATCACAAGCAGAATTTACAAAGAATATCGATATATCAAGCCAATACAAGATTCCTAAAAACTATTTAATTGTCCGTTTAAGGTAG
- a CDS encoding phage tail assembly chaperone, producing MANKETKRLSVADLMKEKEKYQVKDDVTESVIVERLNAEVVIRKPEKSLCVDTMKMARDENNDTDADEYMVYNTVVEPNLKDKELQKEFGCKLPTDIVAKIFEPGEIAQLSEVAFELAGYKKGGVKAIKN from the coding sequence ATGGCTAATAAAGAAACTAAACGTTTATCAGTTGCAGATTTAATGAAAGAGAAAGAAAAATATCAGGTGAAAGATGATGTCACTGAGTCAGTGATTGTAGAGAGATTAAATGCTGAGGTTGTTATTCGTAAACCTGAAAAATCTCTTTGTGTAGATACAATGAAAATGGCGCGTGATGAAAATAACGATACTGATGCAGATGAATATATGGTTTATAACACGGTTGTTGAACCAAATTTAAAAGATAAAGAATTACAAAAAGAATTTGGCTGTAAATTACCAACAGACATTGTAGCGAAAATTTTTGAGCCTGGTGAAATTGCTCAATTATCCGAAGTAGCATTCGAGCTTGCTGGATATAAAAAAGGCGGAGTTAAGGCTATAAAAAACTAA
- a CDS encoding baseplate J/gp47 family protein yields MENEKIIHERMMVNISNDYDKSKGNFVYDVTKPVAVEFAEQQKKIAVVQEKLDVEKLNGDELTRTVYQRTGQIRKPATQATTTVIVSGTANTLVKVGELVGTDTILYTVIEEAMLNESGLAHVRVQCNEFGQIGNVPANTIINFPASINGLVNVYNPEPVTDGYDEETDNDLRQRYYDKLQRPGKSGNEYHYREWALEVTGTGDAKIFKRYNGPLTMKIVVIDANKLPAPTELVEDVRKHIEQEMPFGVEDLLVMSAVALLLNLSVALTLMPGYTEEVVKTNIKKNITTHLKEIAFKTSFVSFAKIGALIIDSDGVLDYQDLLINGSTANVVIPDDGVPVMGGVNE; encoded by the coding sequence GTGGAAAATGAAAAAATCATTCATGAACGAATGATGGTCAACATTAGCAATGATTATGATAAATCAAAAGGTAACTTTGTCTATGATGTTACGAAGCCAGTTGCGGTAGAATTTGCCGAACAACAAAAGAAGATTGCTGTAGTACAAGAAAAGTTAGATGTTGAGAAATTAAACGGTGACGAGCTAACAAGAACAGTTTATCAGCGCACAGGGCAAATAAGAAAACCTGCTACGCAAGCCACCACAACGGTCATTGTTTCGGGTACAGCGAATACACTTGTTAAAGTTGGGGAGCTAGTAGGTACCGATACGATTTTATACACAGTCATTGAAGAAGCTATGCTTAATGAAAGTGGACTTGCTCATGTTCGCGTGCAATGTAACGAGTTTGGCCAAATAGGAAACGTGCCAGCCAACACGATAATAAATTTCCCTGCATCTATTAATGGCCTTGTGAATGTGTACAATCCTGAGCCTGTTACCGATGGCTACGACGAAGAAACTGATAACGATTTGCGCCAGCGCTATTATGATAAATTACAGCGTCCAGGTAAATCAGGAAATGAATATCATTACCGTGAATGGGCCTTAGAGGTCACAGGAACAGGCGATGCAAAAATATTTAAAAGATATAACGGCCCATTAACAATGAAGATTGTTGTTATCGATGCGAATAAACTGCCTGCACCGACTGAGCTAGTAGAAGATGTTAGAAAGCACATTGAACAGGAAATGCCATTTGGCGTCGAGGATCTGCTTGTTATGTCTGCAGTAGCGTTATTACTTAATTTATCAGTGGCCCTTACATTAATGCCTGGTTACACAGAGGAAGTAGTAAAAACAAATATTAAAAAGAACATTACAACGCATTTAAAGGAAATTGCCTTTAAAACATCATTTGTAAGCTTTGCAAAGATTGGAGCGCTCATTATCGATAGTGATGGGGTTTTAGATTATCAGGATCTCTTAATTAATGGATCAACTGCTAATGTGGTCATTCCTGATGATGGGGTGCCTGTAATGGGAGGAGTAAACGAATGA
- a CDS encoding DUF2634 domain-containing protein gives MLPKITQLEFDTQEIKTDLPPLGKSFLYDFDKGDFVFRNGKMVEVHGLETLKQWILKVLKTERFRFRIYKDIPYGVTLEDLIGSSLPRAFIEAEIKREVSASLMEHTHIQEIQEWQFSHHGKWMRIKFRVVTVEGAFDIDEPLKGVA, from the coding sequence ATGTTACCTAAGATTACCCAACTAGAATTTGATACACAGGAAATTAAAACGGACTTGCCACCTCTAGGTAAGTCTTTTTTGTATGACTTTGATAAAGGTGATTTCGTATTTAGAAACGGAAAAATGGTTGAGGTCCATGGACTCGAAACATTGAAACAATGGATCTTAAAAGTGCTTAAAACTGAGCGCTTTAGATTTAGGATTTACAAAGACATTCCTTATGGGGTGACGTTGGAGGATTTAATCGGCTCTAGCTTACCACGTGCTTTTATTGAGGCAGAAATAAAACGAGAAGTCTCAGCCTCCTTAATGGAGCATACGCACATTCAAGAAATTCAGGAATGGCAGTTTAGCCATCATGGAAAATGGATGCGTATAAAATTTAGAGTCGTCACTGTAGAAGGTGCATTCGATATTGACGAGCCATTGAAAGGGGTGGCGTAG
- a CDS encoding HK97 gp10 family phage protein — protein MSIQMNGLTQFQKDLFDVATKELPREAPKLMRKIGNKAKSKVAKKARSLVKKKTGNYHKKWKRGKVFIGYRGELVVRVINSAPHAHLIEDGHWMVDHEGNKTGDFVQGKKPLDKGMREFETSGDVEKETVKWLDDLLRKKKL, from the coding sequence ATGAGTATACAAATGAATGGACTTACTCAATTTCAGAAAGATTTATTTGATGTTGCAACAAAGGAGCTACCGAGAGAAGCCCCTAAACTGATGCGAAAAATCGGTAACAAGGCAAAGTCAAAAGTAGCTAAAAAAGCGCGTAGCCTTGTAAAGAAAAAGACAGGCAACTACCATAAAAAGTGGAAGCGAGGAAAAGTCTTTATCGGCTATCGCGGCGAGTTGGTTGTTCGTGTAATTAATTCAGCACCACATGCACATTTGATTGAAGATGGTCACTGGATGGTAGACCATGAAGGTAATAAAACAGGCGATTTTGTTCAAGGAAAAAAACCACTTGATAAGGGTATGCGAGAATTCGAAACGTCTGGTGATGTTGAAAAGGAAACAGTGAAATGGCTAGATGATCTATTGAGGAAAAAGAAACTATGA
- a CDS encoding phage tail sheath C-terminal domain-containing protein, translated as MGLPQIIIEFNGKAVTAIKRSQLGIVALILKDDVQTNDTVIYKSIEDVPTDGWSPANLDYIQKTFMGTPSKIIIERLPNDTVDYNAALTRLNNKRYNYLAIPGIEDKDTTIIASWIKTKRDNNKKTFKAVLPNCDADHEGIINFTTTGIKVGEKDYTTAEYTARMAGILAGLPFTRSSTYYELNEIDAITEIEDPDTAVDNGELILINDGENIKIGRGVNSLTTTTGKKTEDFKSIRIMEVQDMIKDDIRTTFDKHYIGKHNNIYDNQVLFIRSVNAYFDGLEDEEILDPNYDNKSEINVRKQRLAWEGIGQDTSDWDDQKVKEMSFKRNVFVGGNIKIVDAIEDLDMDIAI; from the coding sequence ATGGGCCTACCGCAAATTATTATTGAGTTTAATGGGAAAGCAGTTACAGCTATTAAGCGAAGCCAGCTAGGTATTGTTGCATTGATTTTAAAGGATGATGTGCAAACGAATGATACAGTGATTTACAAAAGCATCGAGGATGTGCCAACAGATGGATGGTCACCTGCTAACTTAGATTATATTCAAAAAACGTTTATGGGTACACCAAGCAAAATCATTATTGAACGTTTGCCAAATGATACAGTTGATTACAATGCAGCATTAACACGCTTAAATAACAAGCGATATAATTACTTGGCCATTCCAGGTATTGAAGATAAAGACACAACAATTATTGCATCCTGGATTAAGACTAAGCGTGACAATAATAAGAAAACATTTAAGGCAGTTTTACCAAACTGTGATGCAGATCATGAAGGAATCATTAATTTCACAACAACAGGAATTAAAGTTGGAGAGAAGGATTACACAACTGCAGAATACACAGCGCGCATGGCTGGCATCCTAGCAGGGTTGCCATTTACACGTTCATCTACTTATTACGAGTTGAATGAGATTGATGCTATTACAGAAATTGAAGATCCTGATACAGCTGTTGATAATGGTGAACTAATCCTTATTAATGATGGCGAAAACATTAAAATTGGCCGTGGTGTTAACAGCCTAACGACAACAACAGGCAAAAAGACTGAAGACTTTAAATCAATTCGTATCATGGAAGTACAGGATATGATAAAAGACGATATTCGAACAACATTTGATAAGCATTATATTGGTAAGCACAACAATATCTACGATAATCAAGTTTTGTTTATACGATCAGTCAATGCTTACTTTGATGGTTTAGAAGATGAAGAAATACTTGATCCGAATTACGATAATAAATCAGAAATTAATGTCCGAAAACAGCGTTTGGCGTGGGAAGGTATCGGACAAGATACGTCAGATTGGGACGATCAAAAAGTAAAAGAAATGTCCTTTAAACGCAATGTTTTTGTAGGTGGCAACATTAAGATTGTTGATGCTATTGAGGACTTAGATATGGATATTGCAATTTAA
- a CDS encoding phage major capsid protein, protein MNKKLLKALQKRLKGRLTELRSQLEAGNMAEDAIEGVTAEIEEISTELTETEQALADLEEDPGNDDPENRSADNSDDDKEEDEEEDKKKTDPENRSGISQSALAAVNAIGNALSTRNAKSTKKREAEIRSAFANFVVGNISESEARSLGIEVGNGSVTVPVQIAKEVISYAQEENLLRKYGSYVETDADVKYPVLVKKAEANVNKKERSTEIEETDIEFDSIDLDPAEFDALATITKKLLKRTGVNIEQIVVDELKKAYVRKETNYMFNGNDAGNENPGALAKKAVAFYEKDPVDLEAAGLANKLYSQLVKMKGQVTTAVRKKSMWIVNGAAVTALEGLLDANGRPLLYETPDGLGYKLLGHNLDFTDAADGTDPAKPVFYFGDFKAFHIQEIKGGMELQKLVEKFAGTNKIGFQIYNLIDGQLIYSPHEPAVYRYEVGATKPGS, encoded by the coding sequence ATGAATAAAAAACTATTAAAAGCATTACAGAAGCGTTTAAAAGGTCGTTTAACAGAATTACGATCACAATTAGAGGCTGGCAATATGGCTGAGGATGCAATTGAAGGTGTGACAGCGGAAATAGAAGAAATTTCAACAGAGCTCACAGAAACAGAACAAGCACTTGCTGATTTAGAAGAAGACCCAGGAAATGATGATCCTGAAAACCGTAGCGCTGATAATTCTGATGATGACAAGGAAGAAGACGAGGAAGAAGACAAGAAAAAAACAGATCCAGAAAATCGTAGTGGCATTTCACAATCAGCATTGGCTGCAGTAAATGCTATCGGAAATGCATTATCAACACGAAATGCTAAGTCTACTAAGAAGCGCGAAGCTGAGATTCGTTCAGCTTTTGCTAACTTTGTAGTCGGTAACATTTCGGAGTCAGAGGCTCGTTCACTTGGTATTGAGGTGGGGAATGGTTCTGTAACTGTTCCAGTTCAGATTGCTAAAGAAGTAATCTCATACGCCCAAGAGGAAAACTTATTACGAAAATACGGTTCTTATGTTGAGACTGATGCAGATGTAAAATATCCAGTTCTAGTTAAAAAAGCAGAAGCTAATGTCAATAAGAAAGAACGTTCAACGGAAATTGAAGAAACAGACATTGAGTTCGATTCAATAGATTTAGATCCAGCTGAATTTGATGCCCTTGCTACAATCACGAAAAAATTATTAAAACGAACAGGGGTAAACATAGAACAGATCGTAGTGGATGAATTGAAAAAAGCCTATGTTCGTAAAGAAACAAATTATATGTTCAATGGTAATGACGCAGGTAATGAAAATCCAGGTGCCTTAGCAAAGAAAGCAGTCGCGTTTTATGAAAAAGATCCAGTGGATTTAGAAGCGGCGGGCTTAGCTAATAAGCTGTATTCTCAACTAGTTAAAATGAAAGGGCAGGTAACTACTGCAGTACGTAAAAAATCAATGTGGATTGTAAATGGTGCTGCTGTGACTGCACTTGAAGGTTTATTAGATGCAAATGGCCGTCCACTCCTTTATGAAACACCAGACGGCTTAGGGTATAAATTACTTGGCCATAATTTAGATTTTACCGATGCAGCTGATGGCACTGATCCAGCAAAACCAGTATTCTACTTTGGAGATTTTAAAGCTTTCCACATTCAAGAAATTAAGGGTGGAATGGAGCTTCAAAAACTTGTTGAAAAATTTGCAGGCACAAATAAAATTGGCTTCCAAATTTACAACCTGATTGATGGCCAATTGATCTACTCACCACATGAGCCAGCCGTTTACCGTTATGAAGTAGGAGCCACTAAACCAGGGAGCTGA
- a CDS encoding phage tail tube protein has protein sequence MPKLKSNRVINGTYGSVWVNNEKWLDIEEFEAKVTIDYEDVNMAEDPATHKKQTGWSGEGNLKTKKVYSRGAKLLAEAVKKGITPEVSIVGKLADPDAFGAERMAISEVTFNEFMLMQFAQKTIGTEELPFNFADYDFIDYISA, from the coding sequence ATGCCGAAATTAAAATCTAATCGAGTTATTAACGGCACATATGGCAGCGTGTGGGTGAATAATGAAAAATGGCTAGATATTGAGGAATTTGAAGCTAAAGTAACCATTGATTATGAAGATGTGAATATGGCCGAAGATCCAGCGACACACAAAAAGCAGACAGGTTGGTCTGGTGAAGGAAATTTGAAAACAAAAAAAGTATATAGCCGAGGGGCAAAGCTATTAGCAGAAGCAGTTAAAAAGGGAATTACACCTGAGGTTAGTATTGTGGGGAAATTAGCCGATCCAGATGCATTTGGCGCTGAACGAATGGCTATTAGTGAAGTAACATTTAACGAATTTATGTTAATGCAATTCGCGCAAAAGACTATTGGAACAGAGGAATTACCATTCAATTTTGCTGATTATGATTTTATCGATTATATTTCAGCCTAA
- a CDS encoding phage head closure protein: MPKHQANKLKKRISILGNVEVEDRLGETTNKFEPIKTIWAEIVPQTGSLQKQVADTILTNVTHKIKVRFTAGQDITKEMKIKYNGHTFEIKYILNPYFENKWLEIFVQEVLQ; the protein is encoded by the coding sequence ATGCCGAAGCACCAAGCCAATAAATTGAAAAAGAGAATTAGTATTTTGGGTAATGTTGAGGTTGAGGATAGGCTAGGCGAAACAACCAATAAATTTGAGCCGATTAAAACAATTTGGGCCGAAATAGTGCCACAAACAGGATCACTTCAAAAGCAAGTAGCCGATACCATTCTTACAAATGTCACTCATAAAATTAAGGTGCGTTTTACAGCTGGGCAAGACATCACAAAGGAAATGAAAATTAAATATAATGGCCATACATTCGAGATTAAATATATTTTGAATCCTTATTTTGAAAACAAATGGTTAGAGATTTTTGTCCAGGAGGTGTTGCAATGA
- a CDS encoding phage tail terminator family protein produces the protein MITFENIRTTVARNLKANFEGLKVTSESVKKGFKRPSFKIELDNVKREGYLTQVEKSCTVRIFYFPTDENDNAIELLDIQEALGNLFDIKFSVEDRHLDIVEPNFNEIDGVLQFEFDLQFFDGREYGEGSSGNNIEDEIKNGKEFYEKYPIELIGVLDDEEGD, from the coding sequence ATGATTACATTTGAAAATATTAGAACAACAGTGGCCAGGAACTTAAAAGCAAATTTTGAAGGTCTGAAAGTAACTAGTGAATCAGTAAAGAAGGGCTTCAAACGTCCATCATTTAAAATTGAACTTGATAATGTGAAGCGTGAGGGCTATTTAACACAAGTTGAAAAGTCTTGCACGGTTCGCATTTTTTATTTTCCTACAGATGAAAATGATAATGCGATTGAATTGCTAGATATTCAAGAAGCACTAGGTAATTTATTTGATATTAAATTTTCTGTAGAAGACCGCCACTTAGATATAGTTGAACCAAATTTCAACGAAATAGATGGTGTGCTGCAGTTTGAATTTGACCTTCAATTCTTTGATGGCCGTGAATACGGTGAGGGCAGTTCAGGCAATAACATCGAAGATGAAATTAAAAATGGTAAAGAATTTTATGAAAAATATCCAATTGAGCTTATTGGTGTATTGGATGACGAGGAAGGGGATTAA
- a CDS encoding XkdQ/YqbQ family protein, translated as MAHELWLIKGENMTNITPLLGTLTWRSNMEELGDEINFSIAFNDTNYFPKNPCDIGDMVALNNNGKEITRAIIVDEVKNGFSPIAYIAFDFAFYLKKSTAVYQFNKLSADACIKKIAKDFNISIGNIVSIPKAITKIFNDKNVSEIIKEILTTAEQSLGVKYLMEMRQGKLYIEKQGDVVVTGTFQLFEGGTEYDIHSALMNPSKRRSITEMANTIQVVGNNDKIVLTKSDNKMAEKYGRITKVVKLDQNEKKSAKQVAENELKQLSKVTEENSVDLMGHDDFRAGRLFKLEEPITGINGTFLIKDVLHTISKGIHTMKPSLEVK; from the coding sequence ATGGCACATGAATTATGGCTAATTAAAGGTGAAAACATGACCAATATAACCCCTTTGCTTGGAACTTTAACCTGGCGTAGTAACATGGAGGAATTAGGGGATGAAATTAATTTCAGTATTGCTTTTAATGATACGAATTACTTCCCAAAAAATCCATGTGATATAGGTGATATGGTGGCCCTAAATAACAATGGCAAGGAAATAACGCGCGCTATTATTGTGGACGAGGTGAAAAATGGCTTTTCTCCTATTGCATACATTGCTTTCGATTTTGCTTTTTATCTAAAAAAATCAACAGCTGTATATCAGTTTAACAAACTATCTGCAGATGCTTGTATCAAGAAAATAGCTAAAGACTTTAATATCTCAATTGGTAATATCGTGTCTATTCCTAAAGCAATTACAAAAATTTTCAATGATAAAAACGTAAGTGAAATTATCAAAGAAATCCTTACTACTGCAGAACAATCATTAGGTGTGAAATACCTCATGGAAATGCGTCAGGGTAAGCTATACATCGAAAAACAGGGTGATGTAGTGGTAACTGGTACATTTCAATTGTTTGAAGGAGGTACAGAGTATGATATTCATTCAGCCCTTATGAATCCTTCTAAAAGGCGGAGCATTACAGAAATGGCCAATACAATTCAGGTTGTTGGGAACAATGACAAAATAGTTCTAACTAAGTCTGACAATAAAATGGCTGAAAAATACGGACGTATTACTAAAGTGGTAAAGCTAGATCAGAATGAAAAGAAAAGCGCTAAACAGGTGGCTGAAAACGAATTAAAACAGCTTTCAAAAGTGACAGAGGAAAACAGCGTGGATTTGATGGGCCATGATGATTTTAGGGCTGGCCGATTGTTTAAATTAGAAGAACCAATCACTGGTATTAACGGTACTTTCCTGATTAAAGATGTATTGCACACGATTAGTAAAGGCATTCACACAATGAAGCCTAGTTTAGAGGTGAAGTAA
- a CDS encoding DUF2577 domain-containing protein has product MDAITNLAKMLHENKNPKPVSISTGIVISPPPNAQIRLNETIILYNNQLVFAAHVLDDYERELELEGEIRFSDSPFQSYEAKEVKTKTKDTLKEGDEVILLPTADEQLYFVVGKAVRFE; this is encoded by the coding sequence ATGGATGCAATAACAAATCTCGCAAAAATGCTTCATGAAAACAAAAATCCTAAACCAGTATCAATATCGACAGGGATTGTTATTTCTCCACCGCCTAATGCTCAAATACGGTTAAATGAAACAATCATCCTATACAATAATCAATTAGTATTTGCAGCACATGTACTTGATGATTATGAACGTGAATTGGAACTAGAAGGAGAAATAAGATTTAGTGATAGTCCGTTTCAGTCTTATGAGGCAAAAGAAGTAAAAACAAAAACAAAAGATACACTCAAAGAAGGTGACGAAGTAATATTGTTACCGACTGCAGATGAACAATTATATTTTGTTGTAGGTAAGGCGGTGAGGTTCGAATAA